The sequence below is a genomic window from Sorangiineae bacterium MSr12523.
GGTTACGTGTCCCTTCTCGTTGGCGTTGGTCGTCATGCTTCATGAATAAGCACGATTGGTGCCGCCTGCGAAACGGCCGAAAATCCGTTCCGCCTGGTTATCTCTTTGAATAAAGATGATACGTTCGGATAGGAAGGCCATGGACCGGAAAAAGCTCGTCGTCATCACCCTTTTGGGCAGCACGCTCGACCGCGGCCGCGGAAATGGCCGCTGGGATCGCTGGCGCCCGACGGTGGCCCTTACCCAGCACGAGGACCTGCTCATCGATCGGCTCGAGCTCCTGTACGGCAAGGAGAGTTACGATCTCTCGGACACGGTGATCACGGATATTCGCCATGCTTCGCCAGAGACGAAGGTGGTCGGGCACATCGTGAACTTCGAGGATGCGTGGGACTTCGAGCGCGTCTACGGTACCTTGCACGACTTTGCACGGGCGTACCCCTTCGACACGGACAAGGAAGATTACCTGGTCCACATCACCACGGGCACGCACGTCGCGCAGATATGTCTCTTTCTTTTGACGGAGTCGCGCTATTTCCCGGCGCGACTCCTCCAAACGTCGCCCGGGAAGCGAAAGGACGGCAAGGACGCGAGCCCCGGCACGTACGCGATCATCGATCTCGATTTGTCCAAGTACGACCGGCTCGGGTCGCGCTTTCAGAAAGAAAAAGCGTCGGGGCAGTCGTTTCTCAAATCGGGAATCGACACGCGCAACCGCGCTTTCAACGAATTGATCGAGCGCATCGAGCAGGTGGCCATCGGTTCGCGCGCGCCCATTTTGCTTACGGGGCCGACGGGGGCGGGCAAGAGCAAGCTCGCACGGCGCATCTTCGAGCTGAAAAAGGCACGAAGGCAGGTGACCGGCGAGTTCGCCGAGGTCAACTGCGCAACCTTGCGCGGGGATGCGGCCATGAGCGCTCTGTTCGGCCACGTCAAAGGGGCGTTTACCGGCGCCGTCGCCAACCGCCCCGGTTTGCTGCGCAAGGCGCATCAAGGTGTTCTCTTTTTGGACGAGGTGGGCGAGCTCGGTGCCGACGAGCAGGCGATGCTTCTCCGCGCCATCGAGGAAAAGGTGTTCTATCCCATGGGCTCGGATCGGGAGGTCACCAGCGATTTTCAGCTCATCACGGGGACCAATCGCGATTTGCGCGCGCGCATTGCGGGAGGCCAATTTCGCGACGATCTTTTCGCACGCATCAATTTGTGGACCTTCCGTCTCCCGGCCCTGCACGAGCGGACCGAGGACATTCCGCCGAATCTCGATTTCGAGCTCGAGCAAATTTCCGCGAGCCTTCGCGTGAACATCACCATGAGCAAGGAGGCGCGTGAGCGCTTTTTGCGGTTTGCTTCGAAATGGACGTGGCCGGGCAATTTTCGCGACTTCGATGCAGCGGTCACGCGCATGGCCACGTTGGCCGATGGCGGCCGCATCACCGAGCGCGTGGTGGCCGACGAGATCGAGCGGCTGCGGGCAGGCGGCTCGGACGGAGCCAGCCCGGGCAACGGCGCCGGCGATGAAAAGGAGCTGATCGCGCGCGCCCTCGGTGCCGAACGGGCGGCGCATCTGGATCGGTTCGATCGCGTGCAGCTCGAGGACGTGCTTGCCGTGTGCGCGGGGACTCGCTCGCTGTCGGAGGCGGGCCGCGAGCTTTTCGCCCACTCGCGTGCCGAGCGCACCAGCGTGAACGATTCGGATCGTTTACGGAAATACCTGGCGCGCTTCGGCATCGAGTTTTCGGCCTTTCAGCAGCGTCTCACCGCACGGTGAGGACGACACCGGCGCCCACGGTCTTCTTCCCCTCGCGGAGCGAAAACCGCATGCCCGGTTCGACGGCGATGGCATGCTGCAGGCGAAAGCTCACCCGCGTATGGTCGCCGGGCTGCGCGATGTCGCCGGGCACGTCGATCATGCCGGTGACGTCGGTGGTACCGAAGAAGAACTGCGGCATATAGCCCGTACCGAACGGGGTGTGCCGGCCGCCCTCCTTCGCAGTAAGAATGTACAGCTCCGCCTCACCCTCGATATGAGGCCGGATGGAGCCGGGAATGGACACGACTTGGCCGCGGACGACCTCGTCGCGCTTGACGCCCCGGAGGAGCAGCCCGACGTTTTCGCCCGCGCGGGCCTCCGGCCGGTCCTTGTGGAACGACTGGATGCCGGTGACCACCACGACGCGGGGTTTGCCCTCGTCGGTGAGGCCAATGATTTCGACGGTCGCGCCGACGGGGAGAATACCGCGATCGACACGCCCGGTGACGACGGTGCCGCGCCCTTCGATGGTGAATACGTCCTCGATGGGCAAGAGAAACGGCGCCGCGAAATCGCGCTGCGGGTCGGGAAAATGTGTGTCCATGGCATGCACGAGCTCGCGGATGGCCGCGGTGCGTGCATCGTCGTGCTGGCCCTCGTCCACGGCCTGAATGGCCTGGAGCGCGGAGCCTTTGATGATCGGCGAGCCCTCGTACCCGTGTGCCGCGAGGAGATCTTGCACCTCGAGGACGACGAGCTCGAGCAGCTCGGGATCCGCGATATCGGTCTTGTTCACGAACACGACGACGTGCTTCACGCCCACCTGCCTCGCCAGCAAAACGTGCTCGCGCGTCTGCTCTTGCGCCCCTTGCGAGCCGTCGACGAGCACGATCGCGCCATCCATCTGCGACGCACCGGTGATCATGTTTTTCACGTAATCGGCGTGACCCGGGCAGTCGATGTGCGCATAGTGGCGCGTCATCGACTCGTACTCCACGTGCGCGAGGTTGATGGTGATGCCGCGCATCCGCTCTTCCGGCGCGCTGTCGATCTGCTCGAGCGAGCGCGCACGCCCGCCGTGCAGAGCGGCCATCACCTTGGTGATCGCGCTCGTCAGCGTGGTTTTCCCGTGGTCAACGTGTCCGATGGTACCGACATTGAGATGCATCTTGCCCATTGGTCTTCTCCTGTTGGTGTTGGGCCGGGCATGACCCAAGTTGAAAAGCGCACAAACGCGAAAACCCCCTCGGGCGGGGTGCCGGAGGGGGTCTCGTTCAGGGCTGCGAGCTTCCTACTCGCTTCGTTTTGCCCTATTCCGTGTGTCCCTCTCGAACGCACCCATCCGCCTGTGACTCGGATGAGTCCAAACGTGATGAAGATGACGAGTCGAGAAGGTCGAAACGGCGCATGGTCGGGGCAATATGAGCCTGCGCGACGAATTGGTCAAGAGTGATTGGGAAAGACCCATGTGTGCGGTGTGCCATCGCACGATCCGGTGGGGAGAACGAAGCCGTGTCGACGGTAGAAGGATGGATGAATCCGTACGCGCCGCCCTCCGCCCACCTGCCAACACCGCACGCCGCTGAAAAATCCATGCAAGGCTACAGCGGCGCACGGGCCGTGATGGGACCATCGATGGATGCGCTGCCGTGCGTTTGCGTCAAATGCGGAGCCACGACTGGGGTGACCGTGCAGCGCCGATATGTACCCCTCAATGGAACCACGAACGGGCCGGCGACACGACGACGGGCGCGCCCTGTCGACCTTGCCTTTTTGGGCCTCCTCGTCGCCCTCGCCGCGGCCGCCCCTTTTATCTGGTACGTGCGGCCGGTGTTGGTCGGCGGGATTGCTCTCATGGCCGTCGGAGCCCACGTTCGGACTCGTTTCGGGCTCAATCTGCCTTTGTGCGCATCATGCGATGCGCGGTGGCGCAACGGTATCGTTGGCCGCAACATAGGACTGATCGGCATTCTGCTTGGCGCGATGGCACTGTCCATCGGTGCCGTCTGGCCTGGGTTTGCCTTGATCCTTGCGGCAGCTGCCGGCATCGTTGCGGTGAGAATCCCAAAGCGCATCATCGCGTGCTGGGTCATGCCGGACAACGGCGGTATTCTCCTATGCGGGCTCGCGCCGGCCGCTGCGGAAGCAATCGTGGCTGCCTCGGAAGGGAAGAGCGAGCGATCGGGCGTTGGAAGCTAGCAAATGAGATCGCTCGCCGCGTTTCGGTATGGAGGCGATACAGATGGAGACGCATTTATTCGATTGTATCGTACCCGCCCGTTCACGCTTTCGGCGGCCGCTTTTTGAACAGTCGCGATAGCCAGTTGCCCTGTCCCTCGTTGGGAGGGGGATCGGCGGGTTGCATGGCGCGCAATTTTTGGAGCACGCTTTCCATCGCGTCGTGCTCCAGCGGGGACGACGCCGCTGCCATCGCCTTCTCGAGCTGCTTCAAGCGGGAGGCGGAAAGTTCGGTTGCGTGGGATGCGGCAATATCGCGAATCGCGTGGTTGCCGAGGAGCGCTCCCCCGACGGCGACATCGACCCATTGATCCGGGGTGAGCGTGGTCACCGCATTCAAAAAGGGGCGCAGCGCGCTCGCCACGAACGTCGTCTCGAGATCGTCCTTGAAAAGAAGCTCCACCGCGCCATTGAAGTCGTCGCCCGCGTCTTGCAAAACTTCGATGCAGCGCTCCGCGTCCTTGTTCGAGATGGCCACGCGAAACTGGTCGAGGATGGGGACCTCTCGCCGCATTCGCTGGTGCGCCGCTTCCTGCTGCTGCCGGAGTTCGGCTCGATGCTCCGCCTCACGATCGCGGCGCTCCAGATAATAATCGCCAAAGCCCTCTTCGACGGCGTAGTCATCGGCCTCCACCTGGGCCGCGAATCGTTCGAACCACTGGCCAAGTGAGGGCGCGAGAAGCTTGGGCGAGTCGTCATGGTCGCATTGGAACACACGGCCTGTCAGTCCGTGCACCACGAGCGAGTCGGAATCTTGCGCCGCAAAGGGCAGCCAATGATCCGAGAGGAGCTCCTCCTCCGTGCCGCCGGATTCTTTCCACCAATCCGGAGACTCGCGCGCAAATTCGATGCCCGCGAGGACAGTCTCGCGTTGGACGAGTGCCCATTCCACCGAGAGCAAATTGTAGATTTCGATGAAGCCATTCGCGTGCTGTTCGCGTTGTCCGTCGTGCAGAGACCAAAGCGCGCGCAGGTCGGCAGGCAAGGCAACGCCGAACTCCGTTTCGGCTTGCGCGAGACGCTCGGCGGTCGCACCCGGGGCCAGATTCTCCACCAGCAACGGCGCCCCGTGCGTATTCATCCAGCGCGATACGCGTTGAATCGCGGTTCGAATGCGAGCCATGCCGTCGCTTTTTGCGCCAGTCACTCGTTCCAAAGCCTCCTAGGTCCGAATCTGTGCACAATTCGAGACGACCGTCGAGGTTGGATAAATGGCAAATCGGGTGAGAACTTCGTGTTCTCTGCTCAGCGGCGACGGACCTTGCCTACGCCGCTTGGTTGTAGCTCCCCGGCCTGCGAACGCAGCCAGCCTCCTAGGACCTGGAGCCGCAGATCGGTTTCGTGGTGCGCGGGCGAGAGAACGACATACCCGACATCGCCGCGCACGAACCCGAAGGGGGCCACGAGTTGGTTCGTTTTCAGCGCATCGGCGACGAGGGGAAAGGGCCCGATGGCGAGGCCTAGGCCGGCGATGGCCGATTGAAGGCTGAGGGAAAAATGGTCGAAGGTGAGTTGGCGCTTCGCGCGCAGCCGGTGCGAGGTGGCTTTCGACCAATCGCGGAAGGCGTGGGGGCGCGTGCGGGTGTGCAGCAACGTGACGGCCCCCAAGGCGTGCTTGCCTCGGAGACTTTTTGCATACCCCGGGCTGCATACGGGACCGAGCCACTCGTCCATCAGTGGCTCACACGCAATGCCCGGCGCGATGGGAAAATCTTGGCGCCGGATGGCCAAGTCGACGCCTGCGCGCGCGAAATCGATGGGTCCGCCGCTCGATTCGATGTGGACGACGAGGTCCGGGTGCGCCTCGTAAAGGCCCGAAAGTCGCGGAATGAGCCATTGAAGCGCGAGGGTCGGCTCGCACGAGAGAACCAGCGGGCGCTCGTGCCGGCGCTGCATCTCGGCGATACCCTCGTGCAAAATGCCGAAGGCGCGCTCGGTGATCTGCTTGAGCGCGGTCCCCTCCGCAGTCAACGACACCTGTCGCCCGCCGCGGACGAAGAGGCGGACGCCCAGCGCCGTTTCCAAAGCCCGAATCTGCCGGCTGATGGCGCCGTGGGTAAGATGCAAGGTGCGCGCGGCCTCGGTGAAACTCGTCGAGCGCGATGCCACGTCGAAACAGTGCAACGCGTGTAGCGACGGAAGAGCGTTCATGCTGTGAGTTTCACGCACGCGAGCCGCGAAAACAAATCGCAAGCGCTGCTGTGCGAAGATGCTACCCATTGGGTGCGAGGAGAACGCGATGATCGACCTGCGAAGCGATACGGTGACCCTTCCCACACAGGCCATGAAAGAGGCCATGCTGCGCGCCGAACTGGGCGACGACGTGTACGGCGAAGATCCCACCGTCAATCGGCTCGAACGGCACACGGCGGAGCTCCTTGGCAAAGAGGCGGGGCTTTTCGTCACGACCGGCACCATGGGGAACCTGTGCGCCATCCTCACGCATGGTGTCCGCGGCGCGCGCGTCATCGCGGGGAACGAAAGCCACGTGTACCGCTCCGAGGCGGGAGGGGCCTCCGTGTTGGGCGGGCTGGTACTCCACCCGATTCAAAACACGGACGACGGCGGACTCGACATCGACGAACTCACGACGGCGCTCGAGAGCCCGGACGATCCTCACATTGCGCCGGCGGGGTTGCTCACCCTCGAGAACACACAGAATCGATGCGGCGGTGCCGTGCTCGACGCGGCGGCCATCGCTCGGTTTGCGGATCTCGCGCATGCGCGATCCATTCCCGTCCACATCGATGGCGCGCGCCTCTTCAATGCGGCGATAGCCCTGGGCGTCAGTGCTCGCTCACTGGTGGAATCAGTGGATAGCGTGCAGGTGTGCTTTTCCAAAGGGCTTGCGGCTCCTGTCGGTTCGATGCTCGTGGGGCCGGCCGATTTCATCCATCGCGCCCGGCGCATTCGCAAAATGATTGGCGGTGGGATGAGGCAGGCGGGCGTCATCGCGGCAGCCTGCCAGGTTGCGCTCGATACGATGGTGGAACGCCTGGCCGAGGATCACGCCCGCGCGCGCCGGTTGGCCGACGGGATTACCGCGGTCAATGCACCGGAAATCAGCGTGGTAGCACCGCGCTCCAACATCGTTGTCCTCACGTCGAAACGTGCGGACGGACGCATCGAACGTCTTGTGGCAGGTCTGCGTCAGGAAGGAATCCTCGTAGGGGCCACTGCGGCTCGGCTGCGCGCGGTCCTTCACCATGGTATCGACGATGACCAGCTCGAACGCGCGATAGGTGCCTTTCAGCGTTTTCTTCGTGCGGGATCAGGTTGACGCACGTCTGGTGCGGAGGGACGATCCTTACATCGCTTGGTGTGTTGGATAGGGGTGGGACGTGGAGAAGGATCCAAAAACGACGTTCAAGCGTCTTCGGGCAGCGGCCGATGCTTCCGAGGATGCGGTGTCACTTCGCGGCCACCACCTTTACGATCCGGAGGAAGAGATCCTTTTCGTGAGCTTTCCGAAAGGGTTTCACTTGGAAACGCGCTCCCAGGTCGAGAAGGGATTCGACCGCGCTTTGCAGGTGTGGCGTTCGGAGTGCGGGGGCCGGCGGGTGTACTTCGTGGTGGATTACACGAACTTCTCGCTCAACCTGAACCTGAACGACTTTTACGTGCAGCAGGTCAAACGCGTGCTGAACGAGTGCGCGGTCACCATCGTCCGCTTCGGGGGTGACCCACTCGCGCGCACCGGTGCCCGGCTCCGCAGCATGAGGCTGCACATGCCTTCACACCTCTACGATTCGCGTGAAGAAGCGATTGCCGTCGTCCGCGCCCTGCGCCAGGGCCGAATGGAAATTGCGTAGAAGGCTACTTGCATTTCATTCGCGACTGCCTTAAGTATCCGCGACTCGCCATGCGCTGCCAGTGATTTCAAAACCGAGTTTGTAGGGTCCGCCGGATGCCGGCTGCGACTACATTAACGGATCTAAGGTAGCTCCCCTCGCCGGAAGCCGCGCCACCCCATGTCCGCCTCATGTTCATGGCGGTATGCAGCGCGTGTTGGCGATGTGTGCGATGGCTCGAACCGGGACTTTCACTCGAGTTCGTAGCGGGGCGAACGGGCGTTTCTCGACGCCAATGTGCCATTCGTGTCGAAAGACATATGTCGCAACCACCTTTGCCGGCGGCCTTTCTTGCACCACGGTGCGCGTGCCCCTCATTGTGTGGGGCAGCGCAGTACGGCGAGGGCGATTGTCCGCTGACGAGCTTCGGTATGCAATTTCAATTTTACGTATGCCCGCGGAGCGGCATCCTCAAATTGGCACCACTTCGGAAGCGCAAGAAACGACATGATTCGAATCGATGAACGTGCGCACATCGTGGCTTCGCCCTCCAGCTGGATCGAGGGGGAGGCCGAGCGGCAGCTTCGCACCACCAGTGGACTCGCCGGCGTGCGATGGGCGGTGGGCATGCCCGATTTGCACCCGGGCAAAGGGCACCCCATCGGGGCGGCCATTTTGGTCGATGGGATCGTCTATCCGCACTTGGTCGGAAGCGATATCGGCTGCGGCATGGCACTCTTCCGCCTCGAGCTACCCGGCTCGAAGCTAAATGCCGAACGCCTCGCCAAACGGCTTCGCGGCCTCGAAGGAACATGGGAAGGTGACGCCGAGGCGTGGCTGCGCGATCGTGGCGTCGTCGATCCCTCGTTCGTCGATGCACTCGGCACCATTGGCGGAGGAAATCACTTTGCCGAGCTCCAAGCGGTGCACGAGCTCGCCGAGCCATCGGCAGTCCACCCCCTGGGCATCGAAAAGAAGTCGCTCGTTCTGCTCGTGCACAGCGGCTCGCGCGGCCTCGGCGAATCGATTTTGCGCGCCCATGTTGCCATTTACGGCGCCAAGGGACTCGAGGTGGACAGCACCGCGGGGCGCGATTACTTGCGCGCGCACGACCGCGCCGTCATGTGGGGGCGTGCCAACCGCGCCCTCATCGCGCACCGATTTGCGGAATCCGTCGGCGCCGACCTTCACCCCGTGCTCGATGTTTGCCACAATGCCGTCACCCCGCACGACGGCGGGTGGCTTCATCGCAAAGGCGCGGCCCCGCATGACCAAGGGCCCGTCGCCATTCCCGGATCGCGCGGCACCTTGACGTACCTCGTGGAGCCCACCGGCGACGGCGTCAGCTCGGGCCACTCGCTCGCGCACGGCGCGGGCCGCAAGTGGACCCGCAGCGATGCGCGCGCCCGCATGCGCGATCGCTTCCGCGCGGGCGAGCTCCTGCGCACCGACCTGGGAGGCTTCGTGGTGTGCGACGACAAGGACCTCCTTTTCGAAGAGGCGCCCGATGCCTACAAGCGCATCGACCGCGTCGTGGCCGATCTCGTCGACGCGGGAGCTTGCCGCGTGCTCGCCACCCTTCGCCCGGTGGTCACGTATAAGATTCGAAAAAACGGTCGTGAATGATGGCGAGCGCCCACGCCGCCAGCAGCGTGAACAGGGCCCTTTTGATTTGCGCGGAGGCTGTCGGCACGCGGTTGGCATTGTAGCGCGCCACTGCGAACGGCGCGGTGATGGCGTCCGCCGCAACGAACAGCAAGGTCAGAGCCCCGACGTTCGAGTTGCCGGTGGCCATCATGAGCAAGGTATTGCCCACGATGGCCGTCGCAAACACCACGCCGGCGGCCGAGTGCTGCGCGTAAAAGTGCCCGCTCCCAAAGGGAAGTAGCCACGCGAGCGCAAAGGCCGCACGCCGATACCGCCGGCGAATCGGCGTGTCGTCGTCCTCCTCGTCGCCACCTGTCTTCGCCCGAGGCGCGGGACCGCGAAATGGCAGCTGCTCCAACTCGCCCTCGGGCTCGAAGCCTTGCAGGGCCTCCCGCGCTTGCTCGAGCTCGTCCCGGGGCACTGCCAACCGGATGTCCAGCACTGTATTGAAGCGATTGAGCATCGTCGTGGCGACGCTGTTTCCAAGCACCGTCACCGTAATGTCGTGATCGCGCAGGAAGTTCAGCATCATCTCTGCGGAAATCTGATCGTCGAAGGTCCGCAGCGTCACCCACTCAGGTTCTTCAGGTTCTTCACGTTGTTCGTGTTCGCGCGGCTCCTGCACACGGTTGCCCATCGATTGAGCTTACGGTGCGTCCTGCAAGGGCGCATCCCGAAAGATGACGCGGTCGCGTCGCTCCGCGTCACGTCGGGCACGCTTGCATTCGTTAAGCTACTTTACTAATCCCAGCGAACGAGCATCATGATCGAGCGGCGGGCGGCCCTCGAAGGGAGGATTCCATGAAGCGATGGTGTGGGCGGCTTTTGGCAGCATCCGTCACCTGGGTCATTGCGTGTGACGTCCCGTCGGATCCTGCGTCGGAATCGAGCACCTCGACCGATATCGAATTAGGAAAACCGAGCGCATGGTCGCTCCAAAATACGATGAACACGGACGCGGCGTGGTCCGAGTACCTCGGTGGGCTCGACCCGGTGTGGGCTTCGGTGCCAACCAGCTTTTACCAAGCGCCCTTTCTCGGAAATGGCGGGCTTGGAGCCTCCGTGTACCAGACCGGAACGGCGAAACGGCTTTCGTTCAAGCTTGGTGACAACCGCGTGCGCGATCACCAGGGAACGGGTGGCACGCTATTTGGCAATGCGCGATTGCCCATCGGGGAGCTCGTGCTCGATACCGCGGGCGACGTCACGGATGTGGACCTGCGCCTTTCGCTGTGGAACTCCGAGCTCTCCGGCACGATCACGACGACCAAGGGTGTGCTTTCCGTGCGCGCCTACGTGCATGGAAAACGGGACGTGTTGGTCGCATCCCTTCGTGTGAAGTCCGGCTCGGAGCGCGTGGCATGGACGTTTTCACCTGCGGCCGCGCGCAGCCCGCGGCTCGATTTCAAGCCGGCCCCCGATGGATTGCAGACGAATCCGGCGCCGGTGGTGAGCAGCAGCGGAAACGATGGTGCGTGCACGCAGAACCTGGTCGGCGGCGGACAGACCGTCACGAGGTGGCAGACGACGACCGAGTCCGATGGGAAAACGCGCACCTTGATGGCGACCGTGGCCCATTCGTATCCTGCGAACGACGCGGGGACGGTGGCCGCGAAGACGCTGGCCGATGCTTCGGCGGCGGGGGAGGGGACGATTCGCACAGAGCACCGTAGGTGGTGGCACGACTTCTATCCCAAGAGCTTCGTCTCGATGTCCGACACACGGCTCGAAAGCTTCTACTGGATTCAACTCTACAAAATGGCGAGTGCCACCCGCCGCGATCGGCCCGTGCTCAGCACTACGGGGCCTTGGCTCGAGAAAACACCGTGGCCCGGCGTGTGGTGGAACCTCAACGTGCAGCTCGAATATTGGTTGATCAATGCGACCAGTCACCGCGAGCTCGACTCCCTTACGGCATCGCTCGATCGGTACCGCGAGAGCCTCGTGTCCAACCTCCCCGAGGCGTACCGCGGCGATTCGATGGGCATGGCTCGCACCAGCCAGGAAAACCTGGAAACGTCCACCGTGGCCCTGCCAGGCAGCAGCGGCGATCCCGAGGTGGGCAACCTGGTTTGGGCTCTGCACAACGCGTGGCTGACGTACCGCCACGATATGGACGACAACGTGTTGCGCCAATTGGTCTTTCCGCTCTTGCGCCGGGCCGTGAATTTCTATCTGCACTTTTTGACCAAGGATGCCTCGGGCGTGTACCACCTACCAAAGACGTTTTCGCCGGAGTACGCGTCGACCTCGGACTGCAATTACGATTTGGCCCTCATTTACTGGGCGTGCAACACGCTGCTTTCGGCGAACGAACGACTCGGACTGAACGATCCGTTGGTTTCCACGTGGCAGGACGTGCGCGATCATCTGGTGACGCCGCCGCAGGATGCCACCAACGGTTTCTGGATCGGTGCCGACGTGCAATTGACGTCGTCCCATCGCCATTATTCGCATTTGCTATGGTTTTATCCCTTGTACCAGCTGGATGTGACCAACAGCGCCGCAAACCGCGATGCGCTGACCAAGTCGATGGATCATTGGCTCGGGTACACCGGCGCCCTGCAGGGATACACGTTCACGGGCTCGGGTTCGATGTATGCGATTCTTCGTAACGGCGACAAGGCGCGGGGGCAGCTCGAGACCTTGCTCGATAAATACGTGCAGCCGAATACCATGTACAAAGAATCGGGGCCGGTCATCGAGACGCCGCTCTCGGGGGCTCAGACGATGCACGATATGCTCGTGCAGAGCTGGGGCGGAACGGTGCGGGTTTTTCCGGCCGTTCCTGCGGCATGGTCCAATGTGACGTTGCACGACGTGCGGACGGAGGGCGCATTCCTGGTGAGTGCCGTGCGGCGTGGCGGTAAAGCGCAGTTCATTCGAATCAAGAGCCTCGCCGGCGAACCTTGCCGCGTGCACCCGGGCGATCTTGCGGGGCCTCATGACGTGCGCTCGTTGCCCGATGGCAAGCCTGTTCCGTGGAAACAGCAAGGCGACGGCACCTTGGAGCTTTCGCTCGCGCGCGGTGCCGATGTAGCCATCGTCCCACGCGGAACGACGCCTGATCTCACGATCGAACCGGCCGGTAATAACGCGACGCGCTATTGGGGATTGCCGTAAATCGATTTGATTTAGGTCGTGACACCGGTATCATTTGTCGTATGTTCATCTCTAGACTTCGCGAATCGAAGCGCAGCGAACGGAGAAACCCATGCACGACGGCTCGAAAAGGCGGCGGCTCATTGGGGCGGTCATCGCGGCATGCATGTCGCTTTCCTGCAGCGGAAGCGACGTCGCGGACGATGAGAACCTGGAATCCACCGCGCCGGCAGAAACGGCGGCATCGTGGCAACTGAAGTGGAGCCCAGCGGCAAACCGAGATGGCCTGAAGGGGTTCGAAGGCATCGAGGACGATAGGGCGAATTCACATTCCGCTGGCCAGCCGCACATCTTCGTCTCGGGCAACGATTACCGTTTCAACATGCACATGGTCGATCGGGATACCGCCACGGATCGACAGCGCCAAGAGGTGAAGGGAATGCGCACCTCGAGCGGCAGCATCATCGACATGAATTTGGGCGAGACATGGAAGCTTTCCTGGTCGCTCTACATTCCGAGCTCCCTGAAAGCGACGACCTCCTTCTCGCACATCATGCAGCTGAAAATGCCGGGCAACGGGACGAGCCCCATCCTGGTGATGTCGCTACGCCGCCACGGCAGCACGCCGAAAATCGAGGTCAAGGTCATCGAACGCGACGTCCTCGTGGGCGCCATCGATTTAGCGCCGCTCCAGAACAAGTGGATCGACACGGACCTGGAGTTCAAAATTGGCGATGGGTCGAGCGGCTCCGTGCGCTGGGTCGTTCGCGATGGCAGCACCACGGTGATTGATACGAAGAAGACCGGCGTCGATCTGTGGCTTGGCGATCGCGTTCGACCCAAGTGGGGTATCTACCGCTCACTCGGCGACAGCTCGGGCTCCTTGCAAGACTGTTATCTACTGCTCAGCAACATGCGCGGGTATCAGTATCTCTAATCCCCCGAGCGAGCTTTCACGAAGAGAAGAAGGAAACCGCCAAGACGCCAGGGTTGCCAGATGAACCAACAATAAAACCAGAATGAGGGTTTATCGTTGGTTCCCCTGGCGATCCTGGCGATTCTCTCGTGGCGTCCTGGCGGT
It includes:
- a CDS encoding RNA ligase RtcB family protein, coding for MIRIDERAHIVASPSSWIEGEAERQLRTTSGLAGVRWAVGMPDLHPGKGHPIGAAILVDGIVYPHLVGSDIGCGMALFRLELPGSKLNAERLAKRLRGLEGTWEGDAEAWLRDRGVVDPSFVDALGTIGGGNHFAELQAVHELAEPSAVHPLGIEKKSLVLLVHSGSRGLGESILRAHVAIYGAKGLEVDSTAGRDYLRAHDRAVMWGRANRALIAHRFAESVGADLHPVLDVCHNAVTPHDGGWLHRKGAAPHDQGPVAIPGSRGTLTYLVEPTGDGVSSGHSLAHGAGRKWTRSDARARMRDRFRAGELLRTDLGGFVVCDDKDLLFEEAPDAYKRIDRVVADLVDAGACRVLATLRPVVTYKIRKNGRE
- a CDS encoding DUF2007 domain-containing protein; this translates as MTLRTFDDQISAEMMLNFLRDHDITVTVLGNSVATTMLNRFNTVLDIRLAVPRDELEQAREALQGFEPEGELEQLPFRGPAPRAKTGGDEEDDDTPIRRRYRRAAFALAWLLPFGSGHFYAQHSAAGVVFATAIVGNTLLMMATGNSNVGALTLLFVAADAITAPFAVARYNANRVPTASAQIKRALFTLLAAWALAIIHDRFFESYT
- a CDS encoding polysaccharide lyase is translated as MHDGSKRRRLIGAVIAACMSLSCSGSDVADDENLESTAPAETAASWQLKWSPAANRDGLKGFEGIEDDRANSHSAGQPHIFVSGNDYRFNMHMVDRDTATDRQRQEVKGMRTSSGSIIDMNLGETWKLSWSLYIPSSLKATTSFSHIMQLKMPGNGTSPILVMSLRRHGSTPKIEVKVIERDVLVGAIDLAPLQNKWIDTDLEFKIGDGSSGSVRWVVRDGSTTVIDTKKTGVDLWLGDRVRPKWGIYRSLGDSSGSLQDCYLLLSNMRGYQYL